In one Kitasatospora cineracea genomic region, the following are encoded:
- a CDS encoding fumarylacetoacetate hydrolase family protein: MKLLRVGPAGAERPVVLAPDGTARDLRPLTPDLDGGFLAGLDPAALDLAALPVTDLTGERIGPPVARPGKIVGIGLNYRDHAAEAGAAIPAEPVVFLKPVNTLVGPNDQVLVPRGSEKTDYEVELAVVIGRTGRYLDTPADAAAIIAGYAAVNDVTERAFQFDRGGQWDKGKSAETFTPLGPWLVTPDELGDPQALDLRLWVNGELRQDGTTAEMIFPVHETVRYLTHFMRLDPGDIVITGTPAGVTLGRPGTPFLRAGDKVALEVTRLGRQETTLGQA, translated from the coding sequence GTGAAGCTCCTCCGCGTGGGCCCTGCGGGCGCAGAACGACCGGTCGTACTCGCCCCCGACGGCACCGCCCGCGACCTCCGCCCGCTCACCCCCGACCTGGACGGCGGGTTCCTCGCCGGACTCGACCCGGCGGCGCTCGACCTCGCCGCGCTCCCGGTCACCGACCTCACCGGCGAGCGGATCGGCCCGCCGGTCGCCCGCCCCGGCAAGATCGTCGGCATCGGCCTCAACTACCGCGACCACGCGGCCGAGGCGGGCGCCGCGATCCCGGCCGAGCCGGTGGTCTTCCTCAAGCCCGTCAACACCCTGGTCGGCCCGAACGACCAGGTGCTCGTCCCGCGCGGCAGCGAGAAGACCGACTACGAGGTCGAACTCGCCGTCGTCATCGGCCGCACCGGCCGCTACCTGGACACCCCGGCCGACGCCGCCGCGATCATCGCCGGCTACGCCGCCGTCAACGACGTCACCGAGCGGGCCTTCCAGTTCGACCGCGGCGGCCAGTGGGACAAGGGCAAGTCCGCCGAGACCTTCACCCCGCTCGGCCCCTGGCTGGTCACCCCCGACGAACTCGGCGACCCGCAGGCCCTCGACCTGCGGCTGTGGGTCAACGGCGAGCTCCGCCAGGACGGCACCACCGCGGAGATGATCTTCCCGGTGCACGAGACCGTCCGCTACCTCACCCACTTCATGCGCCTCGACCCCGGCGACATCGTCATCACCGGCACCCCCGCCGGCGTCACCCTCGGCCGCCCCGGCACCCCGTTCCTCCGGGCCGGCGACAAGGTCGCCCTCGAAGTCACCCGCCTCGGCCGCCAGGAGACCACCCTCGGCCAGGCTTAG
- a CDS encoding response regulator: MAATSGRVLVVDDSEVIRQLIRVNLELEGFEVVTAADGAECLEVVGRVAPDVVTLDVVMPRLDGLRTAARLRASRETAHLPIAIVSACTPADLERGESVGVDGYLAKPFDPAELVALVRRLRVSAAGGRRFAYDFGGQPPAAGQTSRDSALSEQPQELVRPDEPRP, encoded by the coding sequence GTGGCGGCGACGTCGGGGCGGGTCCTCGTGGTGGACGACAGCGAGGTGATCCGCCAACTGATCAGGGTCAACCTGGAGCTGGAGGGCTTCGAGGTGGTGACCGCCGCCGACGGTGCCGAGTGCCTGGAGGTGGTCGGCCGGGTCGCCCCGGACGTGGTCACGCTGGACGTGGTGATGCCCCGGCTGGACGGCCTGCGGACGGCGGCCCGGCTGCGCGCGTCGCGGGAGACCGCGCACCTGCCGATAGCGATCGTGAGCGCCTGCACGCCGGCCGACCTGGAGCGCGGCGAGTCGGTGGGCGTGGACGGCTACCTGGCGAAGCCCTTCGACCCGGCGGAACTGGTCGCGCTGGTGCGGCGGCTGCGGGTGTCGGCGGCGGGCGGGCGCCGGTTCGCCTACGACTTCGGGGGCCAGCCGCCGGCGGCCGGGCAAACCTCCCGGGATTCAGCCCTGAGCGAACAGCCGCAGGAACTCGTCCGGCCGGACGAGCCCCGCCCGTGA
- a CDS encoding rhomboid-like protein, translating into MRWVRAVGRWIGKSPGTYVWLLLLALTSFVVARMDPAALDYFLEKRSTNIHQLSSHPVHALLASLIWTEQANFLFYFAVFHVFHVPAERWLGTRRWLTVALTAHVLATFVSEGVVAWGVNHHVLPLNMSTTVDVGVSYALAGVEGVLTYALAGAWRWVYGCGLVVFYLVPLLTSHTFTDLGHFCSVLIGLAFYPITRGRPTWDPWRSVRRLAPARG; encoded by the coding sequence GTGCGGTGGGTGCGGGCGGTGGGGCGGTGGATCGGGAAGTCCCCGGGGACGTACGTGTGGCTGCTGCTGCTGGCGCTGACCAGCTTCGTGGTGGCCCGGATGGACCCGGCGGCGCTGGACTACTTCCTGGAGAAGCGCTCCACCAACATCCACCAGCTCTCCTCGCACCCGGTGCACGCCCTGCTGGCCAGCCTGATCTGGACCGAGCAGGCGAACTTCCTGTTCTACTTCGCGGTGTTCCACGTCTTCCACGTGCCGGCCGAGCGCTGGCTGGGCACCCGCCGCTGGCTGACGGTCGCGCTGACCGCGCACGTGCTGGCCACGTTCGTCAGCGAGGGCGTGGTCGCCTGGGGCGTCAACCACCACGTGCTGCCGCTGAACATGTCGACCACGGTGGACGTCGGGGTGTCGTACGCGCTGGCCGGGGTCGAGGGCGTGCTGACGTACGCGCTGGCCGGGGCGTGGCGCTGGGTGTACGGCTGCGGGCTGGTCGTCTTCTACCTGGTGCCGCTGCTGACCTCGCACACGTTCACCGACCTGGGGCACTTCTGCTCGGTGCTGATCGGCCTGGCGTTCTACCCGATCACCCGGGGCCGGCCGACCTGGGACCCGTGGCGCAGCGTCCGGCGGCTCGCCCCGGCGCGGGGGTGA
- a CDS encoding trypsin-like serine peptidase translates to MGRNTSQDGHRPLRSAALTSVLAVGVVGAIATAGVLTVQLRDPGRPRTRPVALAAPATPTPTPSPSPTPSPTAVPTPTAAPASAPAAVRQDAPVTAPTLQAPPSAPPEAVPGTTATAPDNAESRRVGALFAGPTGPGNHFCTASVIDSPGRNLILTAAHCLSDAAGTTFVPGYRDGRAPYGSWRVTKVYTADGWRNGGDPDEDFAVLAVAPNDGQQIEDVLGGNPLGTTASWTAEARLYGYPAGSELPILCTNTTSRQDTYQRRIDCPSFPGGTSGGPFVDTATGQVIGVIGGYQQGGDTDDTSYSAAFDHTVAELLAAAG, encoded by the coding sequence ATGGGACGCAACACCAGCCAGGACGGACACCGCCCGCTGCGGTCGGCCGCCCTCACCTCGGTCCTCGCCGTCGGCGTGGTCGGCGCGATAGCGACCGCCGGAGTGCTCACCGTCCAACTCCGCGACCCCGGACGGCCCCGCACCCGCCCGGTGGCCCTGGCCGCCCCCGCGACGCCCACCCCCACGCCCTCGCCGTCGCCCACTCCGAGCCCGACGGCGGTCCCCACGCCGACCGCGGCGCCGGCGTCCGCCCCCGCCGCGGTGCGGCAGGACGCCCCCGTCACCGCCCCCACCCTGCAGGCCCCGCCCAGCGCGCCGCCCGAGGCCGTCCCCGGCACCACCGCCACCGCCCCCGACAACGCCGAGTCCCGCCGGGTCGGCGCCCTCTTCGCCGGCCCGACCGGCCCCGGCAACCACTTCTGCACCGCCAGCGTCATCGACAGCCCCGGCCGCAACCTGATCCTCACCGCCGCGCACTGCCTGTCCGACGCGGCCGGCACCACCTTCGTCCCCGGCTACCGCGACGGCCGGGCCCCGTACGGCAGTTGGCGGGTCACCAAGGTCTACACCGCGGACGGCTGGCGCAACGGCGGCGACCCCGACGAGGACTTCGCCGTCCTCGCCGTCGCCCCGAACGACGGGCAGCAGATCGAGGACGTCCTCGGCGGCAACCCGCTCGGCACCACCGCCTCCTGGACCGCCGAGGCCCGGCTCTACGGCTACCCCGCCGGGAGCGAACTGCCGATCCTCTGCACCAACACCACCAGCCGCCAGGACACCTACCAGCGCCGGATCGACTGCCCGTCCTTCCCCGGCGGCACCAGCGGCGGCCCCTTCGTCGACACCGCCACCGGCCAGGTCATCGGCGTCATCGGCGGCTACCAGCAGGGCGGGGACACCGACGACACCTCCTACAGCGCCGCCTTCGACCACACCGTCGCCGAACTCCTCGCCGCGGCGGGCTGA
- a CDS encoding TetR/AcrR family transcriptional regulator gives MAATPSPVEEPVDDSPAAERPRRAAYRRLPVQQRREQLIAVALELFAARPPEEVSLDDVAEAAGASRPLVYRYFAGGKQQLYEAALRSAASELTTRFTVRTTDGTPTQQLGAVLHGYFDFVGEHAAGYGALLRGGSVVETARTSAIVDDVRRAALRRTLRHLGVREAGPRLTLLVRSWISVVEASAISWLDEGRQIPADSLCAWLVDQFVVMAAATAVRDAQTAQALHGWLQLETADSPAGVLISRLRDLGL, from the coding sequence ATGGCAGCGACCCCCTCCCCCGTCGAGGAGCCCGTCGACGACTCCCCCGCCGCGGAGCGCCCCCGCCGCGCCGCCTACCGGCGACTGCCCGTCCAGCAACGGCGCGAACAGCTCATCGCCGTCGCCCTCGAACTCTTCGCCGCCCGGCCGCCCGAGGAGGTCTCGCTCGACGACGTCGCCGAGGCCGCGGGGGCCTCGCGGCCGCTGGTCTACCGCTACTTCGCGGGCGGCAAGCAGCAGTTGTACGAGGCGGCGCTGCGCAGCGCCGCCTCCGAGCTCACCACCCGGTTCACCGTCCGGACCACCGACGGCACCCCGACCCAGCAGCTCGGCGCCGTCCTGCACGGCTACTTCGACTTCGTCGGCGAGCACGCCGCCGGGTACGGCGCGCTGCTGCGCGGCGGCTCGGTGGTCGAGACGGCGCGCACCTCGGCGATCGTCGACGACGTCCGCCGGGCGGCGCTCCGGCGCACCCTGCGCCACCTCGGCGTCCGGGAGGCCGGGCCGCGGCTGACCCTGCTGGTGCGCTCCTGGATCTCGGTGGTCGAGGCGTCCGCGATCAGCTGGCTGGACGAGGGGCGGCAGATCCCGGCCGACTCGCTCTGCGCCTGGCTGGTCGACCAGTTCGTGGTGATGGCGGCGGCCACCGCCGTCCGCGACGCGCAGACCGCGCAGGCGCTGCACGGCTGGCTCCAGCTGGAGACGGCCGACAGCCCGGCGGGGGTGCTCATCTCGCGTCTGCGCGACCTGGGGCTCTAG
- a CDS encoding MFS transporter: MTPQQAPDTPAADPRRWWALAVIAIAQLMIVLDATIVNIALPSAQKALDISDANRQWVITAYTLAFGGLLLLGGRIGDLFGRKRTFMVGLLGFALASGIGGFATTGGVLFAARALQGAFGALLAPSALSLLSVTFRDPRERATAFGIFGALAGGGAAIGLITGGLLTEYLSWRWCLYVNIPIAIVTGIGAYYLLVRDHVDRSRRVRLDLPGAVLGCGGLLAIVYGTSEAVSRGWDDWVVLTALCAGVALLAVFAAVERRTEHALLPMHLIGNRNRAGGALSVGLAVIGMFGLFLFLTYYLQVIKGYSPIKAGVSFLPMTAAIVVSAAGIASRLMTRVPTRNLVVPGLLLGAAGMAWLTQIKVDSPYATMVLPAELLLGFGMGLVFMPTMSLATLNVAPQETGAAAAIINSAQQVGGSIGTALLNTIAASVTATYLAARNPTDPLVQAQGAVHGYAVATTVAMAILIGAAVVAFLMINHRPAPGEARGEDAAAEARAAV, from the coding sequence GTGACCCCCCAGCAAGCCCCCGACACCCCCGCGGCGGATCCGCGCCGCTGGTGGGCCCTGGCGGTCATCGCCATCGCCCAGCTGATGATCGTCCTCGACGCGACGATCGTGAACATCGCCCTCCCGTCCGCGCAGAAGGCGCTCGACATCTCCGACGCCAACCGGCAGTGGGTGATCACCGCCTACACGCTGGCCTTCGGCGGACTGCTGCTGCTCGGCGGCCGGATCGGCGACCTCTTCGGCCGCAAACGGACCTTCATGGTCGGCCTGCTCGGCTTCGCCCTCGCCTCCGGCATCGGCGGCTTCGCCACCACCGGCGGCGTGCTGTTCGCCGCCCGCGCCCTGCAGGGCGCCTTCGGCGCGCTGCTCGCCCCGTCCGCGCTCTCGCTGCTCTCCGTCACCTTCCGCGACCCGCGCGAACGCGCCACCGCCTTCGGCATCTTCGGCGCCCTGGCCGGCGGCGGCGCCGCGATCGGCCTGATCACCGGCGGACTGCTCACCGAGTACCTGTCCTGGCGCTGGTGCCTGTACGTCAACATCCCGATCGCGATCGTCACCGGCATCGGCGCCTACTACCTGCTGGTGCGCGACCACGTCGACCGCTCCCGCCGGGTCCGGCTCGACCTGCCCGGCGCGGTGCTCGGCTGCGGCGGCCTGCTGGCCATCGTGTACGGCACCTCCGAGGCGGTCTCCCGCGGCTGGGACGACTGGGTGGTGCTCACCGCGCTGTGCGCCGGCGTCGCCCTGCTCGCGGTCTTCGCGGCGGTCGAACGGCGCACCGAACACGCCCTGCTGCCGATGCACCTGATCGGCAACCGCAACCGGGCCGGCGGCGCGCTCTCGGTCGGACTCGCCGTGATCGGCATGTTCGGCCTGTTCCTCTTCCTCACCTACTACCTCCAGGTGATCAAGGGCTACTCGCCGATCAAGGCCGGCGTCTCCTTCCTGCCGATGACCGCCGCCATCGTGGTCAGCGCGGCCGGCATCGCCTCCCGGCTGATGACCCGCGTCCCCACCCGCAACCTGGTCGTCCCCGGCCTGCTGCTCGGCGCCGCCGGAATGGCGTGGCTCACCCAGATCAAGGTCGACAGCCCCTACGCCACGATGGTGCTGCCCGCCGAACTGCTGCTCGGCTTCGGCATGGGCCTGGTCTTCATGCCCACCATGAGCCTGGCCACCCTGAACGTCGCCCCGCAGGAGACCGGCGCCGCCGCCGCCATCATCAACAGCGCTCAGCAGGTCGGCGGTTCGATCGGCACCGCGCTGCTCAACACCATCGCCGCCAGCGTGACCGCCACCTACCTGGCCGCCCGCAACCCCACCGACCCGCTGGTCCAGGCCCAGGGCGCGGTGCACGGCTACGCGGTCGCCACCACCGTCGCGATGGCCATCCTGATCGGCGCCGCGGTGGTCGCCTTCCTGATGATCAACCACCGCCCGGCCCCCGGGGAGGCCCGGGGCGAGGACGCCGCCGCCGAGGCCCGCGCCGCGGTCTGA
- a CDS encoding DUF885 domain-containing protein: MAHELNDPHPSGPTPRRLADSYVHALADADPLTAVYLGLNPEDDRLPDLSSEGIEATADLARRTLAALDELEAAGPVEDEAERRCARLLRERLTAELAVHDAGEGYRSVRNLGSPVHNTREMFTLLPTDTDEDWQRLGRRLARFPLVTAQYRQSLEEGVRRGLLSAPRQVETVVGQFGEWIDGETPGGWFGELVAAAPAHLREQLTATAVEATAALADLRDWMRDTYAPAAKGTPDAVGRERYTRWVRYWTGAELDLDEAYRWAWEQFHELDAQMRAEAEKVRPGATPMQAMKWLETDGPAIRGEQQVQEYLQGLMDRAIDDLQGVHFDLAEPLLKVESRIAPPGSAAAPYYTQPSLDFSRPGRTWLPTLGREAFPEWDLVSTWYHEGVPGHHLQLAQWTYVADRLSTYQVTLGGVSANMEGWALYAERLMDELGYLTDPGHRLGYLNAQMMRALRVIVDIGMHAELDFPADSPFAPGEPMRPERAREFFGAYCGLSADFLDSELVRYLGLPGQAIGYKLGERAWLRGRAEARAAAEARGAEFDLKAWHMAALSQGSLGLDDLVTELGAL; encoded by the coding sequence ATGGCTCATGAACTGAACGACCCTCACCCGAGCGGCCCCACCCCGCGCCGACTCGCCGACTCCTACGTCCACGCGCTCGCCGACGCCGACCCGCTGACCGCGGTGTACCTCGGCCTCAACCCGGAGGACGACCGGCTGCCCGACCTCTCCTCCGAAGGCATCGAGGCCACCGCCGACCTGGCCCGCCGCACCCTCGCCGCGCTCGACGAGCTGGAGGCCGCCGGCCCGGTCGAGGACGAGGCCGAACGCCGCTGCGCCCGGCTGCTGCGCGAGCGGCTGACCGCCGAACTGGCCGTGCACGACGCGGGCGAGGGCTACCGCAGCGTCCGCAACCTGGGCTCGCCGGTGCACAACACCCGCGAGATGTTCACCCTGCTGCCCACCGACACCGACGAGGACTGGCAGCGGCTGGGCCGCCGGCTGGCCCGCTTCCCGCTGGTGACGGCCCAGTACCGGCAGAGCCTGGAGGAGGGCGTCCGGCGCGGCCTGCTGTCGGCGCCGCGCCAGGTGGAGACGGTGGTCGGCCAGTTCGGCGAGTGGATCGACGGCGAGACCCCCGGCGGCTGGTTCGGCGAACTGGTCGCCGCCGCCCCCGCGCACCTGCGCGAGCAGCTGACCGCCACCGCGGTCGAGGCCACCGCCGCCCTCGCCGACCTGCGCGACTGGATGCGCGACACGTACGCCCCCGCCGCGAAGGGCACCCCGGACGCGGTCGGCCGCGAGCGCTACACCCGCTGGGTGCGGTACTGGACGGGCGCCGAACTCGACCTGGACGAGGCGTACCGCTGGGCCTGGGAGCAGTTCCACGAACTGGACGCCCAGATGCGGGCCGAGGCGGAGAAGGTCCGCCCGGGCGCGACCCCGATGCAGGCCATGAAGTGGCTGGAGACCGACGGCCCGGCGATCCGCGGCGAGCAGCAGGTGCAGGAGTACCTGCAGGGCCTGATGGACCGGGCGATCGACGACCTCCAGGGCGTGCACTTCGACCTGGCCGAGCCGCTGCTGAAGGTGGAGTCCCGGATCGCCCCGCCCGGCAGCGCCGCCGCCCCCTACTACACCCAGCCCTCGCTGGACTTCTCCCGCCCCGGCCGGACCTGGCTGCCCACCCTGGGCCGCGAGGCGTTCCCGGAGTGGGACCTGGTCTCCACCTGGTACCACGAGGGCGTCCCGGGCCACCACCTGCAGCTCGCGCAGTGGACGTACGTCGCCGACCGGCTCTCCACCTACCAGGTCACCCTGGGCGGGGTGAGCGCCAACATGGAGGGCTGGGCGCTGTACGCCGAGCGCCTGATGGACGAGCTGGGCTACCTGACCGACCCGGGCCACCGCCTCGGCTACCTGAACGCCCAGATGATGCGGGCGCTGCGGGTGATCGTCGACATCGGCATGCACGCCGAGCTGGACTTCCCGGCCGACTCGCCGTTCGCCCCCGGCGAGCCGATGCGGCCCGAGCGGGCCCGGGAGTTCTTCGGCGCCTACTGCGGCCTGTCCGCGGACTTCCTGGACAGCGAGCTGGTGCGCTACCTGGGCCTGCCCGGCCAGGCGATCGGCTACAAGCTGGGCGAGCGGGCCTGGCTGCGCGGCCGGGCCGAGGCCCGGGCGGCGGCCGAGGCGCGCGGCGCGGAGTTCGACCTCAAGGCGTGGCACATGGCGGCGCTCTCCCAGGGCTCGCTCGGCCTGGACGACCTGGTCACCGAACTGGGCGCGCTGTAA
- the argS gene encoding arginine--tRNA ligase — MTPAELSQAVQAAVSAAIEADELTVDVPAHVTVERPKNRDHGDYATNVALQLAKPAGKPPRAVAEILAGRLREITGVAKVDIAGPGFLNITLDAATQGGLARTIVEAGEAYGRNEALKGLKINLEFVSANPTGPIHIGGVRWAAVGDSLARVLKATGAEVSTEYYLNDAGVQITKFAKSLKAAANGQPVPEDGYVGEYITDIAKAVTDGVPGILDLPEDEQLQTFRTEGLKLMVAEIQRSMAEFGVHFDTWFSEQTLHDSGAVEKAIERLREQGHVFDREGAIWLRTTDFGDDKDRVLIKADGETTYFAADAAYYLSKRDRGAEVSVYMLGADHHGYVNRLKAIAACAGDDMDRNIEVMIGQFVKMLRDGKEVRLSKRAGNIITIDDVIDWIGVDAARYMLVRQSTDSTITIDIDLVTSTSRENPVYYVQYAHARMCSVQRNAVEKGITRSADFKPELLSSEWENDLLGQLGEFPRALAKAGELREPHHVATYLEELARAFHRFYDNCPILPKGDEEVTDLTHARLWLADATRTTLANGLGLLGVSAPERM; from the coding sequence GTGACACCCGCAGAACTCTCCCAGGCAGTCCAGGCCGCCGTCAGCGCCGCCATCGAGGCGGACGAGCTGACCGTCGACGTGCCCGCGCACGTGACGGTCGAGCGGCCCAAGAACAGGGACCACGGCGACTACGCCACCAACGTGGCCCTCCAGCTCGCGAAGCCGGCCGGCAAGCCGCCGCGAGCCGTCGCGGAGATCCTGGCCGGGCGCCTGCGCGAGATCACCGGCGTGGCGAAGGTCGACATCGCCGGCCCCGGCTTCCTCAACATCACGCTGGACGCCGCCACCCAGGGCGGGCTGGCGCGCACCATCGTCGAGGCGGGCGAGGCGTACGGCCGCAACGAGGCGCTCAAGGGCCTGAAGATCAACCTGGAGTTCGTCTCGGCGAACCCGACCGGCCCGATCCACATCGGCGGCGTCCGCTGGGCCGCCGTCGGCGACTCGCTGGCCCGGGTGCTCAAGGCCACCGGCGCCGAGGTGTCGACCGAGTACTACCTGAACGATGCCGGCGTGCAGATCACCAAGTTCGCCAAGTCGCTCAAGGCCGCCGCCAACGGGCAGCCCGTCCCCGAGGACGGCTACGTCGGCGAGTACATCACCGACATCGCCAAGGCCGTCACCGACGGCGTCCCCGGCATCCTCGACCTGCCCGAGGACGAGCAGCTGCAGACCTTCCGCACCGAGGGCCTCAAGCTGATGGTCGCCGAGATCCAGCGCTCGATGGCCGAGTTCGGCGTGCACTTCGACACCTGGTTCTCCGAGCAGACGCTGCACGACTCCGGCGCCGTCGAGAAGGCCATCGAGCGGCTGCGCGAGCAGGGCCACGTCTTCGACCGGGAGGGCGCGATCTGGCTGCGCACCACCGACTTCGGCGACGACAAGGACCGCGTCCTGATCAAGGCCGACGGCGAGACCACCTACTTCGCCGCCGACGCCGCCTACTACCTGAGCAAGCGGGACCGCGGCGCGGAGGTCTCGGTCTACATGCTCGGCGCCGACCACCACGGCTACGTCAACCGCCTCAAGGCCATCGCGGCCTGCGCCGGCGACGACATGGACCGCAACATCGAGGTGATGATCGGCCAGTTCGTGAAGATGCTGCGCGACGGCAAGGAGGTCCGGCTCTCCAAGCGCGCGGGCAACATCATCACGATCGACGACGTGATCGACTGGATCGGCGTGGACGCCGCCCGCTACATGCTGGTGCGGCAGTCCACCGACTCCACCATCACCATCGACATCGACCTGGTGACCAGCACCTCCCGGGAGAACCCGGTCTACTACGTGCAGTACGCGCACGCCCGGATGTGCTCCGTGCAGCGCAACGCGGTGGAGAAGGGCATCACCCGCAGCGCGGACTTCAAACCGGAGCTGCTGAGCAGCGAGTGGGAGAACGACCTGCTCGGCCAGCTCGGCGAGTTCCCGCGGGCGCTGGCCAAGGCCGGCGAGCTGCGCGAGCCGCACCACGTGGCCACGTACCTGGAGGAACTGGCCCGCGCCTTCCACCGGTTCTACGACAACTGCCCGATCCTGCCGAAGGGCGACGAGGAGGTCACCGACCTCACGCACGCCCGCCTCTGGCTGGCCGACGCGACGCGGACGACGCTGGCCAACGGCCTCGGCCTGCTCGGCGTCTCGGCGCCCGAGCGGATGTAA
- a CDS encoding STM4015 family protein, producing the protein MTINDHVEEFHGLPVTDFREAEEEGKLPAADATAWRIGLDWDDEQGFAELWQKFLDTVEPERVTALVLGRWFPEEPESLSEALPLILAAADRLPALRALFLGDITFEECEISWIQMCDITPVFAAFPQLEELVVRGASEDYDDKERLGLKPVRHEKLKALRFESGGLPAEIVRAVGACDFPALEKLELWLGVDNYGGNWTMDDLAPFLSGAKLPALTHLGLQDSVFQDQIAALVARAPVVPRLTGLSLSMGAFTDEGAAALLEGQPLTHLKTLDLHHHYLTEGMQQRLRDALPGVAVDLSGAEDPGDNWRYVAISE; encoded by the coding sequence ATGACCATCAACGACCACGTCGAGGAGTTCCACGGCCTCCCGGTGACCGACTTCCGGGAGGCCGAGGAGGAGGGGAAGCTCCCGGCGGCGGACGCCACCGCCTGGCGGATCGGCCTGGACTGGGACGACGAGCAGGGGTTCGCCGAGCTCTGGCAGAAGTTCCTGGACACCGTGGAGCCGGAGCGGGTCACCGCGCTGGTGCTGGGCCGCTGGTTCCCGGAGGAGCCGGAGTCGCTGTCCGAGGCGCTGCCGCTGATCCTCGCCGCCGCCGACCGGCTGCCCGCGCTGCGCGCGCTGTTCCTCGGCGACATCACCTTCGAGGAGTGCGAGATCTCCTGGATCCAGATGTGCGACATCACGCCGGTGTTCGCCGCGTTCCCGCAGCTGGAGGAGCTGGTGGTGCGCGGCGCCAGCGAGGACTACGACGACAAGGAGCGGCTGGGCCTCAAGCCGGTGCGGCACGAGAAGCTGAAGGCGCTGCGGTTCGAGTCCGGCGGCCTGCCCGCCGAGATCGTCCGCGCGGTCGGCGCCTGCGACTTCCCGGCGCTGGAGAAGCTGGAGCTGTGGCTGGGCGTCGACAACTACGGCGGCAACTGGACGATGGACGACCTGGCCCCGTTCCTGTCCGGCGCCAAGCTGCCCGCGCTGACCCACCTGGGCCTGCAGGACTCGGTGTTCCAGGACCAGATCGCCGCGCTGGTCGCCCGGGCACCGGTGGTGCCCCGGCTGACCGGGCTGTCGCTGTCCATGGGCGCGTTCACCGACGAGGGCGCGGCGGCACTGCTCGAGGGCCAGCCGCTGACCCACCTGAAGACCCTGGACCTGCACCACCACTACCTCACCGAGGGCATGCAGCAGCGCCTGCGGGACGCCCTGCCGGGCGTCGCGGTCGACCTCTCCGGCGCCGAGGACCCGGGCGACAACTGGCGCTACGTCGCCATCTCCGAGTAG
- a CDS encoding DUF6745 domain-containing protein has protein sequence MSSQLTGRPADLSVAHWRAVAAATGPADRATAEQAVRDAYRAAGLAEPAEFRWCPSPRAAVDELLAHRDEFGASVREQVRTAAWERARTAALAALGPAGWSALWAVTGAELATTTALPAERVRAALLDHFAPEPEPIDDWQEARKPENRAVRQAAAERRGRIRLLLLDAVAGQHDAAWLAAFDTAGTGDAALAALAGAARQTGWWWPYERTVLLSERPTALHRDEAGRLDRADGPALAYADGFALHAWRGMPVPADFLDRLTGLTPERIRGEENAELRRVMLEHFGYDRYLAESGAEPLHRDATGTLWRIQLPNDEPVVMVEVLNSTPEPDGTHRTYYLRVPPGTRTARAGVAWTFGVEEAEYHPQQET, from the coding sequence ATGAGCAGCCAGCTGACGGGCCGTCCGGCCGACCTCTCGGTGGCCCACTGGCGGGCCGTCGCCGCCGCCACCGGCCCCGCCGACCGGGCCACCGCCGAACAGGCCGTCCGGGACGCCTACCGGGCCGCCGGGCTCGCCGAGCCCGCCGAGTTCCGCTGGTGCCCCTCGCCGCGCGCCGCCGTCGACGAACTCCTCGCGCACCGCGACGAGTTCGGGGCGAGCGTGCGCGAGCAGGTGCGCACCGCCGCCTGGGAGCGGGCCCGCACCGCCGCCCTCGCCGCGCTCGGCCCGGCCGGCTGGTCCGCCCTGTGGGCCGTCACCGGCGCCGAACTCGCCACCACCACCGCGCTGCCCGCCGAGCGGGTCCGCGCCGCGCTGCTCGACCACTTCGCCCCCGAGCCCGAGCCGATCGACGACTGGCAGGAGGCCCGCAAGCCCGAGAACCGGGCGGTCCGGCAGGCCGCCGCCGAACGGCGCGGCCGGATCCGCCTGCTCCTGCTGGACGCGGTGGCCGGGCAGCACGACGCCGCCTGGCTGGCCGCCTTCGACACCGCCGGCACCGGCGACGCGGCCCTCGCCGCCCTGGCCGGCGCCGCCCGGCAGACCGGCTGGTGGTGGCCCTACGAGCGCACCGTGCTGCTCAGCGAGCGCCCCACCGCCCTGCATCGCGACGAGGCCGGCCGGCTCGACCGCGCCGACGGACCGGCCCTCGCCTACGCCGACGGCTTCGCGCTGCACGCCTGGCGCGGCATGCCCGTCCCCGCCGACTTCCTCGACCGGCTCACCGGCCTCACCCCCGAGCGGATCCGCGGCGAGGAGAACGCCGAACTGCGCCGCGTCATGCTGGAGCACTTCGGCTACGACCGCTACCTCGCCGAGTCCGGCGCCGAACCGCTGCACCGCGACGCGACCGGCACGCTGTGGCGGATCCAGCTCCCGAACGACGAGCCGGTGGTGATGGTCGAGGTGCTCAACTCCACCCCCGAACCGGACGGCACCCACCGCACCTACTACCTGCGGGTCCCGCCCGGCACCCGCACCGCGCGGGCCGGCGTCGCCTGGACGTTCGGGGTCGAGGAGGCCGAGTACCACCCGCAGCAGGAGACCTGA